CGCAGATATTTTTATCCGTCTCCTTTATATAATGTTCAAGTTCTTCTTTTGATATTTTCTTGTTTTTATCTTTATCAAGTTCTTCAAAAAGGCTCATTGTAAATTCAGGATAACGTCCAACTATTTCCTCATACGTTAGATAATCATCTCCATCTATATCGCAATAACTAAAAGTAGACCAAATCTGTAATACGAGGTTTCTTTCTTGTTTTTTGTCTAATTCAGTCTCTTTTCTATAATTAATGTTTAGATTTAAATAAGCCCCATGTGGAATATAAAGCCTCCTCTGAGATGGCGTAACATAACCTTCTATATCACTGAAAACAACATCATACCAGCCCAAAGAAAGTATTATAAGTTCGCCAGGGTTTAGCCAATCCGTTTGATTTATTACTTTCCATTTAGCCCCTAAATTAACTACCTCGTAAGGGTAAATATGTATCAATATTCCGCCAGATTCCCAATATTTAACTTCAATCACTTTGTCTTCATGCTCGCCAATTTCTACAATAATATACTCTGACGTAGACCACCCAATGGGCTGACTGAATGTAACCTTATAATTGCCTGCATATAAGTTTTCCACCTTGTCACCACTATTGTTCCAAATTTCATTCCCTTCAACCTGCCACTGTGCCCCATTAAGTATCGCTTCTTCTGGAGTAATTATAACCGTTAATGAACTAAGTTTTTCCCCTTCACCCTCGCCTTCTGTTGTGCCTTCGGGGAAACCTTCCCAAATGCCTTCTCCTTCTGGGGATGCACCTTCACCACACCATACACAACCACCTCCGTTGTCTATCGCACTTGCATCTAATA
This is a stretch of genomic DNA from Candidatus Hydrogenedens sp.. It encodes these proteins:
- a CDS encoding EF-hand domain-containing protein, with the translated sequence LDASAIDNGGGCVWCGEGASPEGEGIWEGFPEGTTEGEGEGEKLSSLTVIITPEEAILNGAQWQVEGNEIWNNSGDKVENLYAGNYKVTFSQPIGWSTSEYIIVEIGEHEDKVIEVKYWESGGILIHIYPYEVVNLGAKWKVINQTDWLNPGELIILSLGWYDVVFSDIEGYVTPSQRRLYIPHGAYLNLNINYRKETELDKKQERNLVLQIWSTFSYCDIDGDDYLTYEEIVGRYPEFTMSLFEELDKDKNKKISKEELEHYIKETDKNICGINIISCNN